The DNA segment ACCACTCAAAATCCTATAGAATATAATGGTTCCCCTTTGATGAATAATAGAAAACAAGATGTGCCAACTACTTCCACACCCACTGAAAATGGATCAGATTCAAATCAGATTGTAGAACAAATAGTTTCTGCCAAAACTCAATCAGATACATCAAGCAGTCCTCAAACTATTACTAAAGATGTTCCTACAAGTTCTATCTCGCATGACGCTAGAGAAGTAGAATCAAGTACTCGTTCTACAGGTGAGATAGGCTTCTCTGGAAAAActgaggcagcaaaggaaaCTCAGAAGCGTGAGCCCAAACCATTACAATTTCTGTTCAAAGAAAGTGATAAGAAACAAGGTGAAGCCATGTTAAGCatttcattctctctctctccctccctccatctctctaaattatatatatgtatgtttacaCACATTACTACCTTACCGGTTACCAGCCTGTGATACTGTCCTTCATTTCATATGTCAGATAATGATGAGACGATTACAAGGGAGAGAGAAGAAAACAGGATGAAAAGCTCAAAAAAGTTGTCTGCTGTTTTCGATGTTACCGTGAATCCAattaaacaagaagaaaagacaGTTCCCTTGAGGGATGTGGGACGTAGCAAAGCCATTTCCCAGGGTTCGGTAAGCTTAGGTGAGAATATGGGGAAAGGCCTAGTGAAAGGAAAGGTCAAGGAATTCGCTCGAATTTTCAACCAAGAAGCTGTAACAAAACCCAAATTTGACTCCAACTCTCGATCTCAGGGTTCTACATACAAGAAGAGAGAGGCTTTAAGGGCAAAGAATGAAGTAAGTGTTGTCACAGCTTTAGAAGATGACTACAAGAGAAAATTCACTTTGTTAAAAGGACATGGATAGTTTGAATATGCTTTAGTGATAAATCGCATGTACAATTCTAGTTTCACAACAGTAAAGgtgtttaagatttttttcaatTCTCCCAGGTGGAAGGTGGTCCAGAACAATCCAAGAAGTATAACTCTGCCACAGAGACCACAAACATCTCTGCTAACATTTTGTCTCATGAAGATGATATATCAGAACCAGGTACAGCTTAGTTATCCAAATCCCAATATTCCTTCAGTTGAGAATTGACTTTCTTGGGAAGTGGTCAAATTATGAATATGCTCTTCTTTATTCGTAGCATGGTGACAAGAATATGGCACACTTACAGAGATTATGTATGTGGTCTTCATCTAACTATaggaaaatataattacatggCAAGCAGTATGCAGcagattttatttgaaattcttatgtagtcatttattatttccttaatgttttttctctcttaattatCTCTTAAATCAATCCTCGAGAAAGTTTTCTTTACTGTATGCTCTACATCCAAGATGTGGATGGATTTCATTTTGATACGCTGCAAGGAAAACTGTTCATACTTTATACAATCAATGAATAATTACGGTgccaattatttaaaaaagctATTAGAATCTTTTCAATGCAAgtgaaaaaacttatttattatacaagTGTGGCACTTGCTTATTTATTGATagtgttaaaatgaaatttacagTTACCAATCTTTGATCAACTTTTAAACTCTGTAGATATGATTTGGCTGAGCATTGATGATTAAATTATGTGATGGAACTACTTGATTTTGTTGGCAGAAATTCCTGATATATCATTTACTGTTATTGGAGATAAAGACGAGTCCTTCCATGGGAGTTTCATGGTATAACATTAATAAGTTAAATAAGTTCCTTTCGTAAGTATTAACTTTTTTGCCTTTTTGTGCCTTGTGTTGATAAGCTCCTATATTGGGTTTTGCAGATACAAGTATTAGCCCAAGATGAAGATGAGGTCTTACAaaaccaagaaaatcaagaaatCCAGGTAATTTGCTACTTACCTAGATTTGTTTGTTTCAAGGTTatagaagaacaaaaatattgagTATATATATCTCTGTATACAATGTAGACGATTGACAACAAGATAAAACAATGGTCTAAAGGGAAGGAAGGAAACATACGCTCCCTGCTATCGACATTACAatatgtaagaaaaaataaaattgttcttTACTCCTTGCTATTCTTATCccacttttattgaaaatttgatttcttcttcttgtttgtGAAATAAGATAAAGCATTTTATTTTGACTTTAAATCATAGCTAGAGGTTAATGCTTTTAAAGTCCATTGATGGGACTAGAGAGTCTAATAATCCCCCCATTTGGATGGTATACTCTAAGAGGGGACATTGGATGGAAAAATCTGATCATGGGACAATTATGTAGGATGCCTATGTATTTAATTGTGAAGAATGGTCATGtaataattatgtatttaattttgtaggatagttatttacttatttagcaCTTAATGAGTCTAATTATGCAGGATAGTTCTGTAGCAGTTATGCATTCCAAGTATATGATCAAAGTAGGGATTATGGGTGTATTAGGCAGCTTGGACAAAGTGCATTCTCTTTGAGAGTTTCTCAACTCTGGGATAACATTCCTGCTCTAGTTTCCGTAAACTGTGTTTAATCatattaaacatcaattttagTTGGTAATTCATCATCCATGGTTCCATGCTAATTACTAACTCTTCATAAAGGTACTTTGGCCGGAGTGTGGATGGAAGTATGTGCCTCTTGTTGATATAATCGAAGGGAACGCAGTGAAAAGATCTTATCAAAGAGCTTTACTCTGTCTGCATCCAGATAAGTTGCAGCAAAAGGGTGCTTCTTCagaccaaaaatatattgcaGAAAAAGTTTTTGATATTTTACAGGTAACATCTTTGTGGTAATTGATTAGCATTACAAAATTCTATCTCTTTCAGGATCTATGTTTACATTCCTTAAAATTGGTCACACATTCCATTGCATCACGTTCTTCTATTTTGAACTTGAGACAGGCAGacatttttggaattttttgaAGCAGGAACAATGACATTTGTGGTGAATTTTGTGAAGCCATTCTAACCGAGGACCAGCCCAAACAATTTTAGCTGTTTTTTTCCTGGTTTAGCCAGATTTTTTACTAGTTTTTGGTCCAATTTTAAAATCCTTGACAAGGGccataaaataatcaataaacaatgcatttgtatttgaattttgattttataactAAGTCATTGCTTtgttgggttacaagtgtgaggtgaagtcccacatccggtagaagtggaaaggttgagcaccatataagtgaggaaaaGAAACATAAACATGAGTTTTAAAGTTTTGGGTTAGAGTGTTGTGTCAAGTCTCTTATGTGGTAGCTCCTGATCCACAGGTGTACTCCTCGAACCTCCCCAACAATTAGTATCAGAGCCGGAGGTGAAGTCCCACTTCGGATAGAGCTGGAAAGCTAACCAACCAACTAAGTGTTCTAACAAATTCAGGATGCAATTGATTTGGATCATTCTAAGTTACTTCGTACCAACTTAGCCACTGAAAATCTAGATTTATGTTCTGTTTCCGGTCTTCTTTTAAAGCACTTATTTTGAAGTGCAGAGATAAAAGCTACTAACTAAAATGCTTTCTATTCCATTTCTAACCATCAATTCGTATTATGTTCTCAAAATGAGGCAAGCACACTTTtacaaaacacaaaattatacTGAATTATTAAGATGGTTGTGCACTGCGGAAGCCTTACTCATGCTAATGATTTTTTAACTGATCATACGCGCACTGCAGTCAATTCTTAGGAAGCTATTTAAATGTAGGAAATGATTAACATGCCTTATCATCTTTGTTTTACAAAAATCGAATTACTATGTCCATATTTTACAATGCAGGAGGCATGGACTCAATTCAATTTGCTCGGTGCACTCTAATTTTGTCAATAATACCATTATTGAGTAGCTggcagatatttttttaaaaaaacaaaccttGTGGGAAGCTGCCCTTCATAGACTTTCAATAAGGTGATAGATCTTGTTCTTATCAGAAGTGCAAGTAGTACTTCATATAGTTGTCGCTAATTTCATTGTAATTGTAATGTAATATAAGTGGTTGGGTCCGCaactatttaattttcttgtctGGTATGCGCCAGTATTTTTTTCCCTCAACACGatagaatattttttcttacctctctctatatatagatgTATAAACAAAAGCTACAgaacatttataaaaaatcacttttatgttTCATAGAGAATTCTTCTCAACATTAATTTCCCTAATTCTGCTGCAAGAAGCTGCTTTGATACTTTTGGCTTCTCTTCAAATTTAGCCAATCTTAAATGGACACGTCTATTATGTGATGGCCATTACCTCTGCTGTATCCTCAGTCCATGGTTAAGAATATGCATTATTTTGTTAGAAGGATTGTTTATGACGATGAAACATGTCATTATTTAATCAATAGGAATAGGCAATTTATTATTTCAGATAAATATTTATCGTGCGCGTTAGGAATATTGTTTATGACGATGGCCATAGGCGTGGCTTTTTCTATCTcggtaaataaatattgaaacaaataattattagaaaatcGTGCTTGATTTACATATAATTTTGGTACCATTGAACGAATTGTTAAAGTGATATACTATTTGATAAGGTGTCGTATCAAGTATCTTTTTATGAGAGCTTAAAGAATCAAGCTTCAATTACAAATAGTAGTCAGACTTCACTCTTACATAATTGTATAAGTTCATTAAAAATAGATGTTCACTCTTATATGCTATAACTACTTTTAAACGTTTGAAATTTATCTATTGTTAAGTACTTGCATTCACTCTAGGAAAGTATTTTCGCCATTGAACCCAAAACTTGATGTTACTAGTGTGAGTTAGGTTTTCATCATTGACGATTAATTTAATATGGGTTCGACTCTCATCTCTAATGATGTTTTACACATTACATCCCTTGTCAACCATTTTACCAGAGAATTtgcaagatttttttattttaggaagACTACAGATATTACTCTATTCATAATTAGATCCTTCATATAGTTAATGTTTAAGTCCAATGTACTTGAACTTAACATTAAGATCGAAATATGATTATAAAAGAATCTCAAGTAACTGCATAAAGCAGGTGCATAAAGCATGTTAATTAGTTAGCCAAACAACTAAAATAAcaaacttataaataaataatctagaaaataaaagtatcaAAAACTTCGCAAACAATACAAATTGAACATCTCTCACCAAAGGCAACAAATCAACAACGATCCAAACCTAATCTACCTTCCTCCATTACATGCACCTTTTCTCGAACGTATAATCTTTAGTATCGTCTTATTTACAATTGTCTTCTTGGTGATTGCCCCAATTATTCAATAGATATATTATCCTCAACACTGTTTTAGACTCCATTTAAAGTCTTTCCATGAGGGGAAAactttgttaataattaaaagatacaATCATATGCTTTCATATAGATGCATATTGTGTTTATTTGTAGatattaagaatatatttattttcacattTATTTCATGAAAGTTCTCTATTAACGAATcatcttataattataaaaacaatcaaTAAGAAATTTCTTACTTGTCTCCCATTCACTTGATTTTGAAAGTACCATTTTTATTTGCTCCAATAATATTTTCAAGTTACTTAACTTCAAGAATTAACGAAAACAACTGCATTAAAATTGCAGCTTTGTCCGGATTAAGTTCATAGCTGTTACAGAATTGCACTCTGGATGTCAGTGTCCATTGTTAGACGGTTTGATATTTTCCCTTTTAAGGAGTGTTATTGTTCGACTTGTTCTACCTAATGCAACAAACATTGAAGAATAACATGAATCGGAAATCATACATTGTAACACCCTATATTTGAAGTGGATCCTATTGATCCTACAAATTGACCAAAAATATAGATACATTTAGCCTCTGCTCAGAAATTCGTTGATGCTCTAGAGGCAGTTATCAGATAAATACATGTTCTGCACAGaattttctatattaatttccttttctttcctgATAAATAATGGAACCATACAATGAATATACAGACCACGAATCCGAAGAATTAGCATTGGGAAAACAAACCTGCAGGAAAACGAAAGAGAAGGTTCAGATCTAAGGTTACATGGCCTTTCTCAAATGAGTTGGGTCATTTATCACAATCAAAACGTGAACGAAGAACAGTTAAACTTATAGATCTTGAATTGTGTGCCTCAAATTGAGTTCACCAGCAATTAAAACATTATTGGTCACGTTATTTACAAGAAAATTACACAAGTACCATTCAGATGTTTAGGTGAATGTATACTATTTAGCTATACCCTTCACACAAGCTGTCCATTCATAAACAGATACTAAGTTTGAAACTAAAACTCGACTGGAACTACATTTCATTTGAGACGGGGGCCATGAAATTATCATTCGTCTTTCTGATGCAAAACACTAGGCATGCTATTATTACCATTGAGAGCAGCGTGATATATTCGTTTTTCAGCTAACCCAATATCAGAAAGTATCAAATTACCCTGCGAGCAGAACACAAAATAAACCAGCATCAACAGCAGTTACACAATAACAAAAATGCCAATGCCCTTTGCTACAAATGGTATAACATGGAGGTAAATACCTTAGGCTATAGAGGTATGCAATCAAAATTAAGAACGCAAATTAAGACGGTTTTGATTCACATGTGTTGTGTCTACACTGCTGAATAACTTTCCAGTTAAAGGAAGTGTTCGAGAGAAAGTGTGTAATGTGTCACTAACACCTATTTATACTACCAATCCAAGCACAAGTGTATGGGACAACTTAGTACAAGCCCACTAAAATCACGATCAAATTAACATCACAAGACTCCTAAAACACCAAGTcctaatattctaaaattttctacaaaaaatatttaaaatccaCAGTTGAATTGATAGTTTGCCACATGCATATcatgctaaaaaaattaatacaatatattttttactccaatgaaacattacaaaaattaatttacaatatacttttcaaataaaagaaaatgccaACAATTAAATCGTGTAGTAACTTTTCCTCAAAATTTTGAATGCAGAAAGAAGCAATAAATGGGTTACCCCAAAAAACAAGTTCTTTAAAGAATTATTGAGTGGTGTAACTGTAAATTCTTATGCAGTACCAATTTATACACACGAGTAAAGACTGCCTCCAGCTATAGAATAGGTGAACACCTatatccttcttaattatttaattaaccgTACAGTAGCAAAACATTGAATTTTTTCTCAGAGAAAACCGTATAAATACCTCAGTAGCCATCAACCTTCTAACATTATTAGCATATAGTTTGGGATCATTCATCTCCTGCTGTGAGGGATGGTAAACAGGTACTCGGATCACCTCCATATAATTCACAAACTGACACAGGAGAAATATTACATGGCGCACCTGCCAACATAAATgtaaacttaaataaataataaaaacaaatgttgctaagaaagatgaaaatttctacaatttaaattacaaaaaaagatcaaggaaataaattttattagctCATTAATGATTAATAGCAGAAACAATTTGCTTCTCCAGATGGCCAGCACAGCATCCTTTGAAGCACAAATGATGGTCTTCATTCTAAAATGAACAACAACTTTTTAAACTTTGCACGGGTGGAAAGCAAATGTTTTTTTAGCTTACTCGCCCAAAAAAACTGCACTACCAACTTACAAGTATGAAACCAGTGAGTATAAAGAGCTCCGCTAGCTTTCTTACAACTTCAGACATGAAACCAAATTCCAATTCAGAACAACATTGAAGAAACTACTAACTATTCACACCTAAGGTACAACTCTAGGTTCAAAATATAACAGTTACCAGGATAGAGAAGCTTAGATATTGAGTATaagattaacttttataatCAGAATTCAGCGAAAAACAGGAaactttattactattaaactacTCACCCCAGATATGGAATCCCAGGCGGGGCTAAATCTCTGGTAATGATATCTTAAAATCACAGGAAGTACTGGTGCCTTTGCCAAAAAACCACCAGTCTTGAATGGAAGGAGGAACTCTCCATTTGTGGTTGTTCCTTCTGTAGAATGAATACCCAATATCATTAAAATGAGTGATTATAAGAACATTGATATACATGAACAACTTAAATACTCCAAATCACACGATAATTAAATGATAGATATAATAAGTGAAAACTGAAAaccatgaaattttattgactaTAATATGACCATAGTTAGTGCCATCATGTGCAACAATTAATTCACATATTATCAgcagaataaattaataaagatgAAGAAGTTAAAGCTAGAGTCATATTTGAAGATAAAGAAATATGAGAGGTGAGGCCACTAAGAaatgaacatatatataatcttaggttaaaaagggatttttttaaagagaagaaagtgaatcaaaaacataaatttctGCCTGTGGATGAGAACATGGATGCAgtattcatttaataaataggataaaggtaaaaaaatgCAGCAAcattaatcatcaaattaattttacaaaaatccaAGTTGCAAATAAAAGTAGAAAATTCTACATCAGTCATTTATATGCTGCTAGTATACAAAATCAATACATTTCTCTTAACACAATCGAGAACAGAGAGGTGAGGCCAggtaatttttgtttgaaaattcaTAAAACTGCCAACTAACTATAGTTTCCTCttattaagattaaattaaagattttataCATTGAAGACTACAGGATACCAAACCCTACTTAAggcatatatgatatatattagTGTAGATCCAATTTGAGAGCACAactctaatttaattttgttaaaggggagagagagagagagagagagaggatgaTAACCTGGAAATAACATCATTAATGGAGCAGACTCATTCTGATGAGCTTCTTGAATTCTGTCAGTGACAACAGCTGCAGGAAGAAAGTTCACACGTTAACTTCACTAGAGATTTTATCAATGATTATGTCCCAGAGCAAAGATAGGATAAGATTAAATCTAGCCACcagttcaaaatataatttaatattaaacatGGAATTAAAATCCTAGTTTGACTAACTAATATGCACGAATATGCATAACGGGACAACTGTTGGGGTACCTCTATACAATGACAAATAGCACGAGTATATTTAAAAGCCAAAAGGGAAATTCAAATActacaaatgaaattaattcagattaaaaaaaatgaagattacTCACCGTTGGTTCATTGTCAATGCAAAGAATTTGGAATGTTAATCAAACATGTGATGCCACCGAACAGACTGAATGAAAATTCCTATGGTAAGTCAACTTCCTGAACTACCAACAATGATTGGGCACTCTCATTTTACAAATGGTATATAGAATTTTAGACAGTGTTGTCAATGGCAGATGGCAGAATATTGCAGAAGGCCAAAATTCTGCCATAGAAACATGCCACTGCGGCCTATAGCGCCCACATGGCAGGCCTCCCATCAAAATTAGCCTATGGCAGTTGGCAAAAAATCGGCCACGCCATTCCACCATGGCACCACCATTTGACAACAATGGTTTTAGATCAGATCATCTAATTTATGCCTTACAATCAAACGATCAGGAGGTACAACTATtgcatagaaaaattaaaaattcaagatGCAAAAAACTTAATGCAATGCTGTTAAAAATATGAAGAGAAGAAACACACAATGCACAGGTCGAGGAATGAAACAAGGGTACTTTATTTGAATTGCAAACAAtctcat comes from the Glycine soja cultivar W05 chromosome 6, ASM419377v2, whole genome shotgun sequence genome and includes:
- the LOC114414668 gene encoding J domain-containing protein required for chloroplast accumulation response 1-like isoform X4, producing the protein MERFYSSQRESLLLGYNNDYINSLIPRSSSSDSISEVDFTDVFGGPPRRSSVNEARQTVGELSEEEGERGWCRWPPEREKPVFGEDSGNRRRHPTNKNSDFFDDIFGGEASGSVCSTPKKRVGDAFALSRVSSPLPLPPAADPVVGSLPATFSLPAKLTNGVDLPTFGSPTRSRNLSNINDGIVASNGLKPYRQSLLSQEFSNSSTSDKADKGSIMKQNISISEGSPGASNGQFHFSIYKWASKGVPMVMPLRTERNSRNKDKAKLERCSSAKEWIVSEITTQNPIEYNGSPLMNNRKQDVPTTSTPTENGSDSNQIVEQIVSAKTQSDTSSSPQTITKDVPTSSISHDAREVESSTRSTGEIGFSGKTEAAKETQKREPKPLQFLFKESDKKQDNDETITREREENRMKSSKKLSAVFDVTVNPIKQEEKTVPLRDVGRSKAISQGSVSLGENMGKGLVKGKVKEFARIFNQEAVTKPKFDSNSRSQGSTYKKREALRAKNEVEGGPEQSKKYNSATETTNISANILSHEDDISEPEIPDISFTVIGDKDESFHGSFMIQVLAQDEDEVLQNQENQEIQTIDNKIKQWSKGKEGNIRSLLSTLQYVLWPECGWKYVPLVDIIEGNAVKRSYQRALLCLHPDKLQQKGASSDQKYIAEKVFDILQEAWTQFNLLGAL
- the LOC114414668 gene encoding J domain-containing protein required for chloroplast accumulation response 1-like isoform X3; this encodes MERFYSSQRESLLLGYNNDYINSLIPRSSSSDSISEVDFTDVFGGPPRRSSVNEARQTVGELSEEEGERGWCRWPPEREKPVFGEDSGNRRRHPTNKNSDFFDDIFGGEASGSVCSTPKKRVGDAFALSRVSSPLPLPPAADPVVGSLPATFSLPAKLTNGVDLPTFGSPTRSRNLSNINDGIVASNGLKPYRQSLLSQEFSNSSTSDKADKGSIMKQNISISEGSPGASNGQFHFSIYKWASKGVPMVMPLRTERNSRNKDKAKLERCSSAKEWIVSEITTQNPIEYNGSPLMNNRKQDVPTTSTPTENGSDSNQIVEQIVSAKTQSDTSSSPQTITKDVPTSSISHDAREVESSTRSTGEIGFSGKTEAAKETQKREPKPLQFLFKESDKKQDNDETITREREENRMKSSKKLSAVFDVTVNPIKQEEKTVPLRDVGRSKAISQGSVSLGENMGKGLVKGKVKEFARIFNQEAVTKPKFDSNSRSQGSTYKKREALRAKNEVEGGPEQSKKYNSATETTNISANILSHEDDISEPEIPDISFTVIGDKDESFHGSFMIQVLAQDEDEVLQNQENQEIQTIDNKIKQWSKGKEGNIRSLLSTLQYFCSSYAFQVYDQSRDYGCIRQLGQSAFSLRVSQLWDNIPALVSVLWPECGWKYVPLVDIIEGNAVKRSYQRALLCLHPDKLQQKGASSDQKYIAEKVFDILQADIFGIF
- the LOC114414668 gene encoding J domain-containing protein required for chloroplast accumulation response 1-like isoform X2, translated to MERFYSSQRESLLLGYNNDYINSLIPRSSSSDSISEVDFTDVFGGPPRRSSVNEARQTVGELSEEEGERGWCRWPPEREKPVFGEDSGNRRRHPTNKNSDFFDDIFGGEASGSVCSTPKKRVGDAFALSRVSSPLPLPPAADPVVGSLPATFSLPAKLTNGVDLPTFGSPTRSRNLSNINDGIVASNGLKPYRQSLLSQEFSNSSTSDKADKGSIMKQNISISEGSPGASNGQFHFSIYKWASKGVPMVMPLRTERNSRNKDKAKLERCSSAKEWIVSEITTQNPIEYNGSPLMNNRKQDVPTTSTPTENGSDSNQIVEQIVSAKTQSDTSSSPQTITKDVPTSSISHDAREVESSTRSTGEIGFSGKTEAAKETQKREPKPLQFLFKESDKKQDNDETITREREENRMKSSKKLSAVFDVTVNPIKQEEKTVPLRDVGRSKAISQGSVSLGENMGKGLVKGKVKEFARIFNQEAVTKPKFDSNSRSQGSTYKKREALRAKNEVEGGPEQSKKYNSATETTNISANILSHEDDISEPEIPDISFTVIGDKDESFHGSFMIQVLAQDEDEVLQNQENQEIQTIDNKIKQWSKGKEGNIRSLLSTLQYFCSSYAFQVYDQSRDYGCIRQLGQSAFSLRVSQLWDNIPALVSVLWPECGWKYVPLVDIIEGNAVKRSYQRALLCLHPDKLQQKGASSDQKYIAEKVFDILQVYSSNLPNN
- the LOC114414668 gene encoding J domain-containing protein required for chloroplast accumulation response 1-like isoform X1 — protein: MERFYSSQRESLLLGYNNDYINSLIPRSSSSDSISEVDFTDVFGGPPRRSSVNEARQTVGELSEEEGERGWCRWPPEREKPVFGEDSGNRRRHPTNKNSDFFDDIFGGEASGSVCSTPKKRVGDAFALSRVSSPLPLPPAADPVVGSLPATFSLPAKLTNGVDLPTFGSPTRSRNLSNINDGIVASNGLKPYRQSLLSQEFSNSSTSDKADKGSIMKQNISISEGSPGASNGQFHFSIYKWASKGVPMVMPLRTERNSRNKDKAKLERCSSAKEWIVSEITTQNPIEYNGSPLMNNRKQDVPTTSTPTENGSDSNQIVEQIVSAKTQSDTSSSPQTITKDVPTSSISHDAREVESSTRSTGEIGFSGKTEAAKETQKREPKPLQFLFKESDKKQDNDETITREREENRMKSSKKLSAVFDVTVNPIKQEEKTVPLRDVGRSKAISQGSVSLGENMGKGLVKGKVKEFARIFNQEAVTKPKFDSNSRSQGSTYKKREALRAKNEVEGGPEQSKKYNSATETTNISANILSHEDDISEPEIPDISFTVIGDKDESFHGSFMIQVLAQDEDEVLQNQENQEIQTIDNKIKQWSKGKEGNIRSLLSTLQYFCSSYAFQVYDQSRDYGCIRQLGQSAFSLRVSQLWDNIPALVSVLWPECGWKYVPLVDIIEGNAVKRSYQRALLCLHPDKLQQKGASSDQKYIAEKVFDILQEAWTQFNLLGAL
- the LOC114414668 gene encoding J domain-containing protein required for chloroplast accumulation response 1-like isoform X5; translation: MERFYSSQRESLLLGYNNDYINSLIPRSSSSDSISEVDFTDVFGGPPRRSSVNEARQTVGELSEEEGERGWCRWPPEREKPVFGEDSGNRRRHPTNKNSDFFDDIFGGEASGSVCSTPKKRVGDAFALSRVSSPLPLPPAADPVVGSLPATFSLPAKLTNGVDLPTFGSPTRSRNLSNINDGIVASNGLKPYRQSLLSQEFSNSSTSDKADKGSIMKQNISISEGSPGASNGQFHFSIYKWASKGVPMVMPLRTERNSRNKDKAKLERCSSAKEWIVSEITTQNPIEYNGSPLMNNRKQDVPTTSTPTENGSDSNQIVEQIVSAKTQSDTSSSPQTITKDVPTSSISHDAREVESSTRSTGEIGFSGKTEAAKETQKREPKPLQFLFKESDKKQDNDETITREREENRMKSSKKLSAVFDVTVNPIKQEEKTVPLRDVGRSKAISQGSVSLGENMGKGLVKGKVKEFARIFNQEAVTKPKFDSNSRSQGSTYKKREALRAKNEVEGGPEQSKKYNSATETTNISANILSHEDDISEPEIPDISFTVIGDKDESFHGSFMIQVLAQDEDEVLQNQENQEIQTIDNKIKQWSKGKEGNIRSLLSTLQYDSSVAVMHSKYMIKVGIMGVLGSLDKVHSL